The Vigna unguiculata cultivar IT97K-499-35 chromosome 6, ASM411807v1, whole genome shotgun sequence genome contains a region encoding:
- the LOC114186802 gene encoding DDB1- and CUL4-associated factor 13, which yields MKVKVISRSVDEFTRERSQDLQRVFRNYDPGLRPQEKAVEYVRALNAVKLDKIFARPFIGALDGHIDAISCMAKNPSQLKGIFSGSMDGDIRLWDLASRQTVCQFPGHQGAVRGLAASTDGRILVSCGTDACIRLWNVPITSLMESDDSTKSTVEPASVYVWKNAFWGVDHQWDGELFATVGAQVDIWNHNRSQPINSFEWGTDTVISVRFNPGEPNLLATSASDRSINLYDLRMASPVRKMIMMTKTNSICWNPMEPINFTAANEDGNCYSYDTRKLDEAKCVHKDHVSAVMDIDYSPTGREFVTGSYDRTVRLFQYNGGHSKEIYHTKRMQRVFCVKFSGDGSYVISGSDDTNLRIWKAKASEQLGVILPRERKKHDYHEAVKKRYKHLPEVNRITRHRHLPRPIFKASALMRVMADAKRRKEDKRKAHSAPGSITTQPLRRRRIIKEVE from the exons ATGAAGGTCAAAGTTATATCACGCTCCGTCGATGAGTTCACCCGAGAACGAAGTCAAGACCTTCAG AGGGTGTTCCGGAATTACGATCCCGGCCTTCGTCCTCAAGAGAAGGCGGTGGAGTATGTGCGGGCTCTTAATGCAGTGAAGTTGGACAAG ATTTTTGCAAGACCATTTATTGGCGCATTAGATGGACATATAGATGCTATTTCGTGTATGGCGAAGAACCCTAGCCAGTTGAAAGGGATATTCTCTGGTTCAATGGATGGAG ATATTCGTCTCTGGGATTTAGCATCAAG ACAGACAGTTTGCCAGTTTCCTGGTCATCAAGGTGCTGTACGGGGTTTGGCAGCATCTACTGATGGACGCATTCTTGTGTCCTGTGGAACTGATGCCTG TATCAGACTCTGGAATGTTCCTATTACTTCTCTTATGGAGTCAGATGACTCAACCAAGAGCACTGTTGAG CCAGCAAGTGTTTATGTTTGGAAGAATGCATTTTG GGGCGTTGATCACCAGTGGGATGGTGAGCTTTTTGCCACAGTTGGTGCTCAAGTAGATATATGGAATCACAACAG GTCTCAGCCAATTAATAGTTTTGAATGGGGGACAGATACAGTAATTTCTGTCCGGTTTAATCCTGGAGAACCAAATCTTTTGGCCACCTCAGCTAG TGACAGGAGCATAAATTTGTATGATTTACGTATGGCTTCCCCTGTGAGGAAAATGATAATGATg ACCAAAACCAATTCTATATGTTGGAATCCAATGGAACCCATAAATTTTACAGCT GCAAATGAAGACGGCAACTGCTATAGCTATGATACTAGGAAGTTGGATGAAGCTAAATGTGTTCATAAAGATCATGTTTCTGCAGT GATGGATATTGACTACTCACCAACTGGGCGAGAATTTGTCACTGGATCTTATGATAGAACA GTGAGACTTTTCCAGTATAACGGTGGTCACAGCAAAGAGATTTATCACACTAAGAGAATGCAAAG GGTATTTTGTGTCAAGTTCAGTGGTGATGGAAGTTATGTGATTTCAGGAAGTGATGATACTAACCTTAGGATTTGGAAGGCAAAGGCATCTGAGCAACTTGGAGTA ATTCTTCCAAGAGAACGTAAGAAGCACGACTATCACGAGGCCGTAAAGAAACGCTATAAGCACCTCCCTGAGGTTAACCGGATTACAAG ACATAGACACTTGCCTAGACCAATATTCAAAGCTTCTGCTTTAATGCGTGTTATGGCTGATGCCAAGAGGAGGAAGGAAGATAAGAGGAAAGCTCACAGTGCTCCAGGGAGCATTACAACACAACCCTTACGGCGACGAAGAATTATCAAAGAAGTTGAGTAA
- the LOC114187946 gene encoding glucose-6-phosphate/phosphate translocator 1, chloroplastic-like, which produces MISSLRQPVVGISGSDLLLRQRHATPVKARSFLPSLAREKGQGSLVSVHKPLHIASSLGGRNFVSVKSDGKGDSVKCEAYEADRSEVESSNTPSEASKKVKIGIYFATWWALNVVFNIYNKKVLNAYPFPWLTSTLSLACGSLMMLISWATGIAEAPKTDPEFWKSLFPVAVAHTIGHVAATVSMSKVAVSFTHIIKSGEPAFSVLVSRFLLGETFPVPVYLSLLPIIGGCALAAVTELNFNMTGFMGAMISNLAFVFRNIFSKKGMKGKSVSGMNYYACLSILSLAILTPFAIAVEGPQMWIAGWKTSISQIGNQLIWWIAAQSVFYHLYNQVSYMSLDEISPLTFSIGNTMKRISVIVSSIIIFHTPVQPVNALGAAIAILGTFLYSQAKQ; this is translated from the exons ATGATATCTTCCTTGAGACAGCCTGTTGTGGGGATCAGTGGTTCTGATCTTCTTTTGAGGCAAAGACATGCAACCCCAGTTAAGGCACGGTCGTTTTTGCCTTCTTTGGCAAGGGAAAAGGGGCAGGGATCTCTGGTTTCAGTGCATAAGCCACTGCACATTGCTTCTTCTCTTGGTGGTCGAAATTTTGTGTCAGTGAAGAGTGATGGAAAGGGTGATTCGGTGAAGTGTGAGGCCTATGAGGCAGACAGATCAGAGGTTGAGTCTTCAAACACACCATCAGAGGCTTCAAAGAAGGTGAAGATTGGCATATATTTTGCAACCTGGTGGGCTCTGAATGTGgtgtttaatatttataacaagaAGGTGTTGAATGCCTACCCCTTCCCATGGCTGACTTCAACTCTCTCACTTGCATGTGGGTCTCTTATGATGTTGATCTCTTGGGCCACTGGGATTGCAGAAGCCCCGAAGACTGATCCAGAGTTTTGGAAGTCTTTGTTCCCT GTTGCCGTTGCACATACAATAGGACATGTGGCAGCAACTGTTAGTATGTCAAAAGTTGCGGTATCATTTACACATATAATCAAGAGTGGTGAGCCTGCTTTTAGTGTTCTGGTTTCAAGATTTCTCTTGGGTGAGACCTTCCCTGTGCCAGTCTATCTGTCTTTACTTCCGATCATTGGTGGGTGTGCACTTGCAGCTGTGACTGAACTCAATTTCAACATGACTG GTTTCATGGGTGCTATGATATCGAATTTGGCATTTGTATTCCGTAATATCTTTTCAAAAAAGGGAATGAAGGGAAAGTCTGTCAGTGGAATGAATTACTATGCttgtttatctattttatcCCTTGCAATTCTCACACCCTTTGCAATTGCCGTGGAAGGGCCACAGATGTGGATTGCCGGATGGAAAACATCCATCTCTCAGATCGGAAACCAACTCATATG GTGGATAGCAGCTCAAAGTGTATTCTATCATTTATACAACCAAGTATCATACATGTCTCTGGATGAGATCTCTCCCTTGACATTTAGCATTGGAAACACCATGAAACGTATATCTGTCATAGTGTCTTCAATTATTATCTTCCACACTCCAGTTCAACCTGTCAATGCTCTTGGTGCCGCTATTGCTATCCTTGGAACCTTCTTATATTCACAG GCAAAACAATAG